A single Thermoanaerobacterium sp. RBIITD DNA region contains:
- a CDS encoding GntR family transcriptional regulator gives MEENVPKYQIVKDYITNLIIKNNINIDEPLPTESELMVKFGVSRHTIRKALDDLENEGWLYRKQGLGTFCADRNAVKSYDNKNIAVITTYINDYIFPRIIKGIDQVLAKNGYSILLFNTNNRIETEMDILENILAKDIRGLIIEPTKSALPHINLNYFDELKNRGIPYIFINSFYEELNPSYIIQDDEGGGYMATDHLIKLGHKNIVGIFKSDDNQGLNRYKGYVKALRKNNIKIKEDNIIFYTTEEMKTKPKERIYEIYSKWENKPTAIVSYNDQIAMWILDPIRELGYNVPDDISIVSFDDSDYAELSSVKLTSIIHPKEEMGRLAASTLFELIGKGKKAFNKPVNICIKPEIRIRNSTKEIELEEVL, from the coding sequence TTGGAAGAGAATGTGCCAAAATATCAAATAGTTAAAGACTATATTACTAATTTAATTATAAAAAATAATATTAATATAGATGAACCACTGCCGACTGAAAGTGAGCTTATGGTAAAGTTCGGAGTAAGCAGACACACAATAAGAAAAGCACTTGATGACCTTGAAAATGAAGGATGGCTTTATAGAAAGCAAGGATTAGGGACGTTTTGCGCTGATAGAAATGCTGTTAAAAGTTATGATAATAAAAATATTGCAGTTATAACGACTTATATAAACGATTATATATTTCCTAGGATAATCAAAGGTATTGATCAGGTTTTGGCTAAGAATGGGTATTCAATATTGCTTTTCAATACAAATAACCGCATTGAGACAGAAATGGATATATTAGAAAACATCCTTGCGAAAGACATCAGAGGATTGATCATTGAGCCTACAAAAAGCGCCTTACCACATATAAATCTAAATTATTTTGATGAGCTAAAAAACAGAGGAATTCCTTATATATTTATTAATAGCTTCTATGAAGAGTTGAACCCATCTTACATCATTCAAGACGATGAAGGTGGTGGATATATGGCAACTGATCACCTTATTAAGCTTGGACATAAAAATATTGTTGGCATATTTAAAAGCGATGATAATCAGGGGCTTAATAGGTACAAGGGATATGTTAAAGCATTGAGGAAAAACAATATTAAGATTAAGGAAGACAACATAATATTTTACACGACAGAAGAAATGAAAACAAAACCTAAAGAAAGGATATATGAGATATACTCAAAATGGGAGAATAAACCGACAGCAATAGTCAGCTACAATGACCAGATTGCTATGTGGATTCTTGATCCAATTAGAGAACTAGGTTACAATGTGCCTGATGATATTTCAATAGTGAGTTTCGATGATTCTGATTATGCAGAGCTTTCAAGCGTTAAACTTACTTCAATTATACATCCAAAAGAAGAAATGGGTAGACTAGCTGCTTCAACTTTGTTTGAACTTATAGGAAAAGGAAAGAAAGCTTTTAATAAGCCTGTGAATATATGTATAAAGCCTGAAATAAGAATCAGAAATTCCACTAAGGAGATTGAATTGGAGGAAGTGCTATGA
- a CDS encoding sn-glycerol-1-phosphate dehydrogenase, with product MSSGAMIKQVEVCSNALYDVPDILNSLGMKYYVLIVCDKNTYKAAGSLLRDILIDKNFDVLLCMLNREGNLIPDERAVGEVLTSLENKVEIMIAVGSGTINDVVKFVSSKTKIPYGIVATVPSMDGYASSVSPLIVNGFKRTYTATYPVFIVGDTNILKDAPYDMITSGFGDIIGKFTSLADWYISSIITKEDYSKEIAEDTRKSLNDCIEVSKSLKSKDEKAIKKLMGALILSGLSMLKFGNSRPASGAEHHLSHFIEMKELLSSGIQHSHGAKVGIMTKISASLYNAVFSLNEDEVKKLMEERKHETKEEFEFRIRKNFGPMADEVFKDIDHYYIDEELRRVRQKRILKNWDTMKKWVLENVPSSDYIDELLNDVEAPSDISYLGLQKGELKNILMNAKEMRKRYTILRLAEDINVDRILDLAIKN from the coding sequence ATGAGTTCTGGTGCCATGATAAAGCAAGTAGAGGTTTGCAGTAATGCCTTATACGATGTTCCTGATATATTGAATAGCTTAGGAATGAAGTATTACGTACTGATTGTATGCGATAAAAATACTTATAAGGCTGCGGGTTCACTATTAAGAGATATATTGATAGATAAAAATTTTGACGTATTGTTATGTATGTTAAATAGGGAAGGCAATCTAATACCTGATGAAAGAGCAGTTGGAGAAGTGCTGACATCACTGGAAAACAAAGTCGAAATAATGATTGCTGTTGGCTCTGGGACGATAAACGATGTTGTCAAATTTGTAAGCAGCAAGACAAAAATACCATATGGTATTGTGGCAACTGTACCATCAATGGATGGATATGCATCATCCGTATCTCCACTCATAGTAAATGGATTCAAGCGGACGTATACTGCAACATATCCTGTGTTCATCGTGGGCGATACTAATATACTTAAAGATGCGCCTTATGACATGATAACATCTGGCTTTGGTGATATAATCGGCAAATTTACGTCGCTTGCTGACTGGTATATAAGCAGTATTATAACAAAAGAAGATTATTCCAAAGAAATTGCAGAAGATACGAGAAAGTCTCTGAATGATTGCATAGAAGTGAGTAAAAGCTTAAAAAGCAAAGATGAAAAAGCTATTAAGAAGTTAATGGGAGCATTGATATTGTCTGGTCTTTCTATGCTTAAGTTTGGAAATTCAAGACCTGCTTCGGGGGCAGAGCATCATCTGTCACATTTCATCGAGATGAAAGAACTTTTAAGCAGTGGTATTCAGCATTCACATGGTGCAAAGGTAGGCATAATGACAAAAATTTCTGCCAGTTTATATAATGCTGTTTTTTCACTAAATGAGGATGAAGTTAAAAAATTGATGGAAGAAAGAAAGCATGAAACAAAAGAAGAATTTGAATTCAGAATAAGAAAAAACTTTGGACCGATGGCTGATGAGGTATTTAAAGATATTGATCATTATTACATTGATGAAGAACTGCGAAGAGTACGGCAAAAGCGCATACTTAAAAATTGGGATACGATGAAAAAATGGGTATTAGAAAATGTGCCATCAAGTGATTATATAGATGAGCTTTTAAATGATGTTGAAGCGCCGTCTGATATATCTTATTTAGGTTTGCAAAAAGGCGAACTTAAAAATATTTTGATGAATGCCAAAGAAATGAGGAAAAGATATACAATATTGAGACTTGCAGAAGATATAAACGTAGATAGAATATTAGATTTAGCAATAAAGAATTGA